In Bombus huntii isolate Logan2020A chromosome 3, iyBomHunt1.1, whole genome shotgun sequence, a single genomic region encodes these proteins:
- the LOC126864266 gene encoding FERM, ARHGEF and pleckstrin domain-containing protein 1 isoform X3, with amino-acid sequence MNDIESISMKGSGGSKMPHSHSTPAGVDGGSRTPPTTPRKAGKMLAVRVQMLDDTITMFQVQAKALGRVLFDQVCKQLHLLEADYFGLEYQEPNGTKYWLDLEKPVCRQVGLSLIDPILRFCVKFYTPDPAQLEEEFTRYLFCLQIKRDLAQGLLQCNDNTAALMASYIVQAECGDYVIEDYPDHTYLSTYKFVPHQDQELERRIMENHKKHAGQSPAEADLNLLETARRCELYGMKMHPAKDHESVPLNLAVAHMGIVVFQNFTKINTFSWAKIRKISFKRKRFLIKLHPEGYGYYKDTVEFFFEGRNECKNFWKKCVENHGFFRCSVVKRVVRQKTRVLSRGSSFRYSGKTQKQIVEFVRDNYVKRQTFQRSNSFRQTSGGRALQGLEGGGYRGATPSSSLMGSSSISAHPLLPLGDPALETPALSLSCGSMTLDSPTTVTSVSMGGTIHRREDTATSFRTLTSIDVHSPATPSQVPVPRQMLAASQQRISSAGGEYNRWNYANGYVNSPAWHVPLRMAQIRNVMVHATPRTLTNRFIPAYPR; translated from the exons ATGAATGATATAGAAAGCATAAGCATGAAAGGCAGTGGAGGATCTAAGATGCCTCATAGTCATTCGACTCCAGCAGGTGTGGATGGAGGTAGTAGAACCCCTCCTACAACACCTAGAAAAGCTGGTAAAATGCTTGCTGTTCGTGTGCAGATGTTggatgatacaattacaatgtTTCAAGTTCag gCAAAAGCTTTAGGCAGAGTGTTATTTGATCAAGTTTGCAAACAGCTACATCTTTTGGAAGCTGATTATTTTGGTTTGGAGTACCAGGAACCTAATGGAACGAAA TATTGGTTAGATTTAGAGAAGCCGGTTTGTAGACAAGTTGGACTATCACTAATAGATCCCATATTAAGATTTTgcgttaaattttatacacCTGATCCAGCACAATTAGAAGAAGAGTTTACAAGATATCTATTTTGTCTTCAAATTAAACGGGATTTAGCCCAAGGTCTATTACAATGCAATGATAATACGGCAGCTTTGATGGCGAGTTATATTGTGCAGg cCGAGTGTGGAGATTATGTGATAGAGGATTATCCAGATCATACGTATTTGTCAACTTATAAATTTGTGCCTCATCAAGATCAAGAACTAGAGCGTCGCATTATGGAAAATCATAAAAAACACGC AGGCCAATCACCGGCAGAAGCAGATCTCAATCTGCTGGAAACAGCGCGTCGCTGTGAATTGTATGGGATGAAAATGCATCCAGCTAAA GATCACGAGAGTGTACCGTTGAATCTGGCTGTGGCACATATGGGGATAGTagtctttcaaaatttcacCAAAATAAATACATTCAGTTGGGCTAAAATCAGGAAAATCAGCTTTAAAAGGAaacgatttttaattaaacttcaTCCAGAGGGTTAC GGTTATTACAAAGATACTGTGgaattctttttcgaaggACGCAACGAATGTAAaaatttttggaaaaaatgCGTAGAGAATCATGGATTTTTCCGTTGTTCGGTGGTCAAACGAGTAGTACGACAAAAAACACGAGTTCTCAGTCGTGGCTCGTCATTTAG GTACAGCGGGAAAACTCAGAAGCAAATCGTGGAATTTGTTCGGGACAATTACGTGAAGAGGCAAACGTTTCAAAG GTCCAATTCGTTCCGGCAGACTAGCGGTGGTAGGGCATTGCAGGGCTTGGAGGGGGGAGGCTATCGTGGGGCCACTCCAAGCAGCTCCCTTATGGGCAGCTCCAGCATCTCTGCCCACCCCCTCCTGCCCCTCGGCGATCCTG CCCTGGAAACCCCAGCTCTGTCTCTATCATGCGGCTCGATGACACTGGATTCTCCGACGACTGTGACGAGTGTCTCGATGGGAGGGACGATTCACCGTCGCGAAGACACAGCTACGTCGTTTCGGACACTTACCTCCATCGACGTCCATTCCCCGGCCACTCCCAGCCAGGTCCCAGTACCGCGGCAGATGCTTGCTGCCAGCCAGCAACGGATTTCATCAGCAG GTGGTGAATACAATCGTTGGAACTACGCGAACGGCTACGTGAACTCGCCGGCTTGGCACGTGCCACTTCGCATGGCACAGATTCGTAACGTAATGGTTCACGCAACGCCACGCACTCTCACCAATCGATTCATACCGGCATACCCACGTTGA
- the LOC126864266 gene encoding FERM, ARHGEF and pleckstrin domain-containing protein 1 isoform X4, with the protein MNDIESISMKGSGGSKMPHSHSTPAGVDGGSRTPPTTPRKAGKMLAVRVQMLDDTITMFQVQAKALGRVLFDQVCKQLHLLEADYFGLEYQEPNGTKYWLDLEKPVCRQVGLSLIDPILRFCVKFYTPDPAQLEEEFTRYLFCLQIKRDLAQGLLQCNDNTAALMASYIVQAECGDYVIEDYPDHTYLSTYKFVPHQDQELERRIMENHKKHAGQSPAEADLNLLETARRCELYGMKMHPAKDHESVPLNLAVAHMGIVVFQNFTKINTFSWAKIRKISFKRKRFLIKLHPEGYGYYKDTVEFFFEGRNECKNFWKKCVENHGFFRCSVVKRVVRQKTRVLSRGSSFRYSGKTQKQIVEFVRDNYVKRQTFQRSNSFRQTSGGRALQGLEGGGYRGATPSSSLMGSSSISAHPLLPLGDPALETPALSLSCGSMTLDSPTTVTSVSMGGTIHRREDTATSFRTLTSIDVHSPATPSQVPVPRQMLAASQQRISSADIRR; encoded by the exons ATGAATGATATAGAAAGCATAAGCATGAAAGGCAGTGGAGGATCTAAGATGCCTCATAGTCATTCGACTCCAGCAGGTGTGGATGGAGGTAGTAGAACCCCTCCTACAACACCTAGAAAAGCTGGTAAAATGCTTGCTGTTCGTGTGCAGATGTTggatgatacaattacaatgtTTCAAGTTCag gCAAAAGCTTTAGGCAGAGTGTTATTTGATCAAGTTTGCAAACAGCTACATCTTTTGGAAGCTGATTATTTTGGTTTGGAGTACCAGGAACCTAATGGAACGAAA TATTGGTTAGATTTAGAGAAGCCGGTTTGTAGACAAGTTGGACTATCACTAATAGATCCCATATTAAGATTTTgcgttaaattttatacacCTGATCCAGCACAATTAGAAGAAGAGTTTACAAGATATCTATTTTGTCTTCAAATTAAACGGGATTTAGCCCAAGGTCTATTACAATGCAATGATAATACGGCAGCTTTGATGGCGAGTTATATTGTGCAGg cCGAGTGTGGAGATTATGTGATAGAGGATTATCCAGATCATACGTATTTGTCAACTTATAAATTTGTGCCTCATCAAGATCAAGAACTAGAGCGTCGCATTATGGAAAATCATAAAAAACACGC AGGCCAATCACCGGCAGAAGCAGATCTCAATCTGCTGGAAACAGCGCGTCGCTGTGAATTGTATGGGATGAAAATGCATCCAGCTAAA GATCACGAGAGTGTACCGTTGAATCTGGCTGTGGCACATATGGGGATAGTagtctttcaaaatttcacCAAAATAAATACATTCAGTTGGGCTAAAATCAGGAAAATCAGCTTTAAAAGGAaacgatttttaattaaacttcaTCCAGAGGGTTAC GGTTATTACAAAGATACTGTGgaattctttttcgaaggACGCAACGAATGTAAaaatttttggaaaaaatgCGTAGAGAATCATGGATTTTTCCGTTGTTCGGTGGTCAAACGAGTAGTACGACAAAAAACACGAGTTCTCAGTCGTGGCTCGTCATTTAG GTACAGCGGGAAAACTCAGAAGCAAATCGTGGAATTTGTTCGGGACAATTACGTGAAGAGGCAAACGTTTCAAAG GTCCAATTCGTTCCGGCAGACTAGCGGTGGTAGGGCATTGCAGGGCTTGGAGGGGGGAGGCTATCGTGGGGCCACTCCAAGCAGCTCCCTTATGGGCAGCTCCAGCATCTCTGCCCACCCCCTCCTGCCCCTCGGCGATCCTG CCCTGGAAACCCCAGCTCTGTCTCTATCATGCGGCTCGATGACACTGGATTCTCCGACGACTGTGACGAGTGTCTCGATGGGAGGGACGATTCACCGTCGCGAAGACACAGCTACGTCGTTTCGGACACTTACCTCCATCGACGTCCATTCCCCGGCCACTCCCAGCCAGGTCCCAGTACCGCGGCAGATGCTTGCTGCCAGCCAGCAACGGATTTCATCAGCAG acATAAGACGTTAG
- the LOC126864266 gene encoding FERM, ARHGEF and pleckstrin domain-containing protein 1 isoform X5: MNDIESISMKGSGGSKMPHSHSTPAGVDGGSRTPPTTPRKAGKMLAVRVQMLDDTITMFQVQAKALGRVLFDQVCKQLHLLEADYFGLEYQEPNGTKYWLDLEKPVCRQVGLSLIDPILRFCVKFYTPDPAQLEEEFTRYLFCLQIKRDLAQGLLQCNDNTAALMASYIVQAECGDYVIEDYPDHTYLSTYKFVPHQDQELERRIMENHKKHAGQSPAEADLNLLETARRCELYGMKMHPAKDHESVPLNLAVAHMGIVVFQNFTKINTFSWAKIRKISFKRKRFLIKLHPEGYGYYKDTVEFFFEGRNECKNFWKKCVENHGFFRCSVVKRVVRQKTRVLSRGSSFRYSGKTQKQIVEFVRDNYVKRQTFQR, encoded by the exons ATGAATGATATAGAAAGCATAAGCATGAAAGGCAGTGGAGGATCTAAGATGCCTCATAGTCATTCGACTCCAGCAGGTGTGGATGGAGGTAGTAGAACCCCTCCTACAACACCTAGAAAAGCTGGTAAAATGCTTGCTGTTCGTGTGCAGATGTTggatgatacaattacaatgtTTCAAGTTCag gCAAAAGCTTTAGGCAGAGTGTTATTTGATCAAGTTTGCAAACAGCTACATCTTTTGGAAGCTGATTATTTTGGTTTGGAGTACCAGGAACCTAATGGAACGAAA TATTGGTTAGATTTAGAGAAGCCGGTTTGTAGACAAGTTGGACTATCACTAATAGATCCCATATTAAGATTTTgcgttaaattttatacacCTGATCCAGCACAATTAGAAGAAGAGTTTACAAGATATCTATTTTGTCTTCAAATTAAACGGGATTTAGCCCAAGGTCTATTACAATGCAATGATAATACGGCAGCTTTGATGGCGAGTTATATTGTGCAGg cCGAGTGTGGAGATTATGTGATAGAGGATTATCCAGATCATACGTATTTGTCAACTTATAAATTTGTGCCTCATCAAGATCAAGAACTAGAGCGTCGCATTATGGAAAATCATAAAAAACACGC AGGCCAATCACCGGCAGAAGCAGATCTCAATCTGCTGGAAACAGCGCGTCGCTGTGAATTGTATGGGATGAAAATGCATCCAGCTAAA GATCACGAGAGTGTACCGTTGAATCTGGCTGTGGCACATATGGGGATAGTagtctttcaaaatttcacCAAAATAAATACATTCAGTTGGGCTAAAATCAGGAAAATCAGCTTTAAAAGGAaacgatttttaattaaacttcaTCCAGAGGGTTAC GGTTATTACAAAGATACTGTGgaattctttttcgaaggACGCAACGAATGTAAaaatttttggaaaaaatgCGTAGAGAATCATGGATTTTTCCGTTGTTCGGTGGTCAAACGAGTAGTACGACAAAAAACACGAGTTCTCAGTCGTGGCTCGTCATTTAG GTACAGCGGGAAAACTCAGAAGCAAATCGTGGAATTTGTTCGGGACAATTACGTGAAGAGGCAAACGTTTCAAAGGTAA